DNA from Metabacillus flavus:
ATATTCAATGACATAGCCCGTTCCGAAGCGCACTCCGTATTGCCCGATGATATAAAGGATCACGTCTTTTGCCGTAACCCCTTCTCCCAGTTCCCCGTCAATCTGGATTTGGAGGGTTTTTGGCTTTTGCTGCCAAAGTGTTTGAGTAGCAAAAACGTGCTCCACTTCACTCGTGCCAATTCCAAATGCGAGGGCGCCAAATGCACCGTGTGTTGAAGTGTGACTGTCTCCGCATACAATTGTTTTCCCAGGAAGGGTCAATCCAAGCTCAGGCCCAATCACATGAACAATCCCCTGATCCTCGCTTCCCATGTCGGCAAGTTCCACTTCGAACTCCCGGCAATTCCTTTCCAGTGCACTAATTTGATTTCTGGCTGTTTCATCTTTAATGACTGTCCGATTTACGGTAGGGATATTATGATCCATCGTAGCGAAGGTCAGATCCGGTCTTCTAACCTTCCTGTTTTTAGTCCTAAGTCCTTCGAATGCCTGCGGAGAGGTTACTTCATGAATGAGATGCAGGTCAATGTAGAGAAGATCCGGTTTCCCCTCTTCATTATAGACAACATGCTGATCCCACAATTTTTCAAATAGCGTTCTTCGTTTCATGTTTCTCCTCCTCCTTTATCAGCTTTTAAGCGTAAGCTTCCATGATATGAAGAATGGCATTATCATCGGCCAATCCTTCTTTAATTTCATCGATCATTTCAGCTGTAGTAAGCGGATGATCGTTTTTAAACGCCAGATCTCCTGTTCGTTTCCCCGCATCCAGAACATGCTGGACGGCGCGTTCAACCGCTTTCGCTTCTTCCTCCATACCGAAGGAAGTGCGAAGCATCATGGCAGCGGATAAGATCATCGCAAGCGGATTGGCTTTATTCTTTCCGGCTATATCAGGAGCGGATCCGTGTACCGGTTCATACAAATGAAGGCCGTTCAGGGATAAACTTGAAGAGGGAAGCATTCCCAGCGATCCCGTTAATACGGAAGCCTCGTCGCTTAAAATATCGCCAAACATATTTTCTGTCACCAGAACATCAAATTGAGAAGGATTTTTAATGAGCTGCATGGCAGCATTGTCTACAAGCATATGCTCAAGCTCCACATCCGGGTAGTCCGCCTTCACTTCTTCAGCGGTTTCTCTCCACATTCTGCTCGATTCCAGCACATTGGCCTTATCAACGGACGTAACCTTTTTCCTCCGGCCGGCTGCCATTTCAAATGCAGCTGCTAAAATCCGTCTGACTTCTTCCTTCGTGTAAAAAAGAGTATCCACCGCCGAT
Protein-coding regions in this window:
- the leuB gene encoding 3-isopropylmalate dehydrogenase, translating into MKKTIAMLPGDGIGKEVMQGAQEVLSVIAEQFGHEFIFTSGLIGGSAIDQRGGPLPAETLELCRNADAIMLGAVGGPKWDREPADNRPERGLLALRKELGLYANIRPVKAYECLTDHSPFKKSVLNGVDFVIVRELTGGLYFGKPSERSGKGGEESAVDTLFYTKEEVRRILAAAFEMAAGRRKKVTSVDKANVLESSRMWRETAEEVKADYPDVELEHMLVDNAAMQLIKNPSQFDVLVTENMFGDILSDEASVLTGSLGMLPSSSLSLNGLHLYEPVHGSAPDIAGKNKANPLAMILSAAMMLRTSFGMEEEAKAVERAVQHVLDAGKRTGDLAFKNDHPLTTAEMIDEIKEGLADDNAILHIMEAYA